One Micromonospora eburnea genomic region harbors:
- a CDS encoding TetR/AcrR family transcriptional regulator: MGNREALLAGARTCLLDKGFDRTTVRDIATTAGVSMAAIGYHFGSRENLLFQALFSILDEWGDVAGRALVPADEPDTNPAEAYERMWDELLAQARTHPKMWLVSVDLFLRAQRQPDLLPQLTEGMRQGRSGTAAILESVPETEVSERSVRTLGMVQLALMSGVIMQTLSDPDNPVTGADVVAGLRALAKITG; this comes from the coding sequence ATGGGAAACCGCGAAGCGCTCCTCGCCGGGGCCAGGACCTGCCTGCTCGACAAGGGCTTCGACCGCACCACCGTGCGCGACATCGCCACCACGGCGGGGGTCAGCATGGCCGCGATCGGCTACCACTTCGGTTCGCGGGAGAACCTGCTGTTCCAGGCCCTGTTCTCGATCCTCGACGAGTGGGGTGACGTCGCCGGGCGTGCGCTCGTCCCCGCCGACGAGCCCGACACGAACCCCGCCGAGGCGTACGAGCGGATGTGGGACGAACTCCTCGCGCAGGCTCGTACCCACCCGAAGATGTGGCTCGTCTCCGTCGACCTGTTCCTGCGGGCGCAGCGGCAGCCCGACCTGCTGCCTCAGCTCACCGAGGGCATGCGGCAGGGACGCAGCGGCACGGCGGCGATCCTGGAGAGCGTCCCCGAGACCGAGGTGTCGGAACGGTCCGTACGCACGCTCGGCATGGTCCAGCTCGCGCTGATGTCCGGCGTGATCATGCAGACGCTCTCCGACCCCGACAACCCCGTCACCGGCGCCGACGTGGTCGCCGGGCTGCGCGCGCTGGCGAAGATCACTGGTTGA